From Cucumis melo cultivar AY chromosome 3, USDA_Cmelo_AY_1.0, whole genome shotgun sequence:
TATAAAATTGTGGGTATAgataatattttcaaaaaatcaaATGTGACCATTGGTgcattttataataatttagtctgttaaaaatcaaatgtatttatttatttatttcccgCTAATTTTTACATTTATTTAATGAATGACAGCAAACTTAAATATTCGATGGAGGGCATTATGGTAATTGAAGTAACCACATTCACGTTTGTTTTGTTGTTAACAAATCAGAAATAAGCAAAAAACCTGGCTGTCAAAAACTACTTTCTTTTAACACTAAACAAATGGGGTCCCACAGCTGTTATAACACATCTCCTAATGGGCCCCCACACACAGCCGCAACTCTTGGCCCCACGCACACAACCCAACCCCCCcaccttcatcttcttcctccttccTCCATCCTCCTCCTTTCTCCGCCGTAACCAAAAAATTTCCAGGTTCagttaaaaaaaaactctcatTATCATTAATGGTTACCGAACCCTAAaacctcctcctcctcctccttctttcCTCAATTTCTCTATTCAATCTCTTTTCAATTCCTTTCTCTAATGGATAACTATTCCTACTCCTCCTATCCCGATTCTCGCGACTCCTCTCCTCGTTCCTGCGAAAACCCTTCTTGGGACGACCCCTCTACCAATCTCAACCCCACCCACCACAGCTACAAAGTCAAATTCATGTGTAGCTATGGCGGCAAGATACAACCCAGAGCTCACGACAATCAACTTACTTACACCGGCGGCGACACCAAGATTCTCGCCGTCGATCGTACTATCACTTTCTCTGCTCTTTCTTCCAGGTTATCTTCTCTCTGCTGCGACGTTACTGTTTGTTTTAAGTACCAACTTCCTGGCGAAGATCTCGATGCTTTGATATCTGTTACCAACGACGAAGATCTTGAGCACATGATGTTGGAGTATGACCGGTTGTATCGTGTCTCGAAGCCTGCGAGGTTACGgctttttctctttcctttaaACCCACCTGTTGTCCCGACGATTCTTGCCTCCCAGGACCCCAAATCGGACAGGCAATGGTTCGTCGATGCGTTGAATTCTGTGCGGATTCAGCCTCTGGAAGATTCTTCCTCCCCGCCTGTTGATCCTCCTGGATCTGCCTCGAATCCTGATTTCTTGTTTGGATTTGATAAAGGTTACCATCCAACTCCGGTTCCAGGTTCTAACTTGACGGATTTACCCACCTCGAACACCGCTGTGAAGGACGTTTCCGCTGGGTCTGATTGTGGATCTGAAGATCGTCATTTAGTCGGAGAACCTGCTGTTTCTCCGTCGGAGTTTCAAAAGCAGATTCTGGACTTGCAGAGATTGCAAGTGACGAATGAGAGAAGCAGCGATGAGACCAACTCAAAAACTTCTGCTAGCGATTCTCACCCACCAAAAATTGCAGAGAAAATCGCTCCACCACCGGCGGCAGTTCCTCTGCCTGTACCATTAGCAGTCCCCACGGCATACTTCCCCGACAGGCAGATGATCTCCAGTGGTTATACAGTAGCTGCTTCAGCCAATGCTCCGGCCACCGACCAGTCAATATATCTAATTCCGACTGCCGCGGGTTTATTTCAAGCTCAAACGCTTAGACCCATCAGCGGACCAGTTGGGCACCAGCCTTATTACGGAATGCCAACATACCGTGAAGCCCAGGTTCATAGTTCGGTGGCACAACCAAATGTCGGAGTTTACACTTCAGAGGGGATTCAAATGATGCAGCCCAAGATTACCGTAAACGAGGCCGGCTACACTCAGGTTGCATATGATCACAACACCGGCCGACAAGTTTACTTCACCACCGCGCCACCGTATCAGACCATGGCTCCGGTGGCGGTTGATCACGGGAGACCTAGTGtcggtggtggtggtggtgtaAGCTCCTATAATCCGGATGGTAACGTGATTAACACCTCCAAAGCCTCTGGTTTATGATCACAGAAATAAAAAACGTGGATATGATGTGATTAATTCAATTTTATCATTGTCATTAGTTTAATAAATGTAGTTGTTGGTTGATAATCTAGGTGTTGATGAATTTGTATCGTCATTGTTTGGTGTCTATATTGAAATGAGATTGAAGGTATTTGTTTATTCTATGGCTTTCAGTCTAACAATCTGTGGAATATCGAATCACAACCGTCACTGTGACATTTTTCTGCATCATTTCACCAACCCCAATTGACATTGACAAGTCCATTTCAAATACATGTTTAGATTAGGCTCTCGAACACTCATTATTTCCTGTTTACTTCATCGGAAAATTTTCACACCCTTTTGTTCTTCAAAAGAAGCCATCTCAAACTTCATTTGTCTCATAATCCTTCCAGCTTTTTGAGTAAGTTTTGCAGGGAAATGAATGGAGATGTGAACAGAAACTGGTTGAGTTGGTGGAGCACATGGAGGAAAGGACAAGTTAGCTCATTGGGTAtggtttttaaatattttaagaaagatACGATGACTGGATGGGATTGAATTCAGCCCATTGTTAAGATGACATGTCAGCAATTAAATTCTAATTATTGAGAAAGAGAATAGAGAATCATGCAATGATCCAAAACCAAACCACTTTTCTATATTCAGTGGGAAATCTGTGTATCTGTTGAGAGTTTCAGATTAATAATAGTAAAATGgattttaatttcaaaacattattattttcttaataataTAAAAGAGTATCAATTAGTGAGAGTATTAAATTTATTGAATTTAGGGTTGAGTGAATTgcttgaagaaaatgaattattttGTCTACTACACACACACACTCGAAGATAAATTGAGATTTGACATTCATTTTGGgtattaaaatttgattttgatgaCCTTGAAGTTTCCTCTTGCTTTCCATACGTCAAATTGCTTTGTTGGGTCATTTATTGATTATTTCTTTGAAACCCCCAATTCATAATTGAGTACTAAATAAGGGTTTTTCCTCtacattattttattatattcacCCATATCCAATTAAACTTTTTAGGCATATAATTAAATACAAATAGTCCACATTTTATAACGTAAACAATATTATTTCCACATTTCAATATACATACTTTCCCAATTttgatttaatatttaaattttataggtCTACAAATTTGTTAAGAGGGTTAGAAATAATGCTAAATTTACTAATATAGTCATGTTTTATAAAGTTCACAAAGTTTAATAATtgttatcaaaattttaaaaatattaacaGCAAATTAAAAAAGTAATGGTCACatcaaatattaataataactaTGTTCAAGAAAAAGGATTATTGACGAATGACGTGTCATCTTCCAAAAATGACGTCTAGGTCTCTCTCACTCAAAAATAAATGAATCTCTCAAGTGAATGTTGTTGTGTTTTAGTTTTCAAGTTTGTTCCCTTtatatttctaaaacaaaattaattttcaaaaccagTCCAAATGCAACATTTTAATTATATCTATATTCATAGAATACAAGCATAATCCTTAATTTGATCAACATCCTTACTAAGCATTTGTTGAAAATCAATTTAATCTTCCGAAAAGCATAAATTATGTGATAATAGCGACAATTGTACAACAATAGATTCAAAACGTAATGAAAGAAAGACACGAACATATAATAGTTAAAAGGTTTATGAACTATTAGACTTGAATGTGTAATAACTCGTAAAGTTCAATACATAATTAAATCTAACTTCATTCATCATCTTAAGCTTTTggatataaataaaaaaaaaaaatgtataggAGATTGTTGAGTGGGGAGACATAATTATGTTGAGATATGGAAGTGGAAAAGTGGGGCTTTTCAATTCTGGCTGCCTGCTTTGTTATCAAAGATTCATAAATTAGGTTTTGAATGCCAACTAAGGACACCATTTTTTGCATATACCTTTCCCTTTGTCCACAAACCATGGATGTTTCTTTAGTGctcttttacttttttaaatttataaggATTTAAAACAATATTAAAATCGTTTACCATGAGTTATTCacattgtttataaatataatgaAATCTTTACTTTTTATCGACAATATGTTACGATAAAATTATCTatataaatctaaattttattatatttataaatatcttcggttattttactttttaaaacaattttttttaatttataaaataattaatagttttcCTTTTAACACTATCGCGTGAGGTTATTGATAAGCCAATATCTATCAACATTTTCATGTTATAATGCCACGTCGTGATCTATTTGAAAGAAATATCAACCATTTTTATTTTCCCACTCACTTAACTATTGAACTATCATTATCTAATTTATCACAACATACTTTAATTCCAATGAAATGATCGTTTTTCTTTGTAAGTTGAAAAATAAAACCACAATGTTTGGTGTTGATTTGATATGTTTTCCAATTAAGTAAATTTTAGTAAAAATACTTATTTAAATCTCTTAAGAGTATTCATTTAAGTTGAGTTCGATAAatatctttttcactttatttatttgtgtgttttttttttaatttcatatttttcttaacTCGAGATGGTTTTTGTAATTGTATCAGTTTATTAAAAGATATAATAAAGAaagtattatttttttaatttttagaattaaagatgaaaatattttatttttcataattcCTTAAAAACAAATCCCAAACAcataaattttgtaatatttgtttggttataagaaaaaaagaaatccaaCGTGTAAGAAAATTATTCCTTTCTTCTCGTAAATTCCTGGAATCcagcaaaaaagaaagaaaacaaatttcattcgaagggaataattattatttttggtcgtcaaataaaattaaaattctccTTAAATTGATGTTAAAAAAGTCATCCCTATATCTTTGTTACGCTTTCACATCTTCAAAGACTGCTTTAGAAGAAGCtcaataaagaagaagaagaagaagaaattaaatcacCAACTTCGAAATCTTCGGTTTATGTATTTTTCTTCCATCATTTCTACCCAAGAAGCTGCTCCAGAAGGCGGATTGCAAATGTTGAGATCGAGTTCTGGAGATTAGGATTTTCACCTGCCGGAACCGGAGGAGATTGACGGCAGAGATGGTGGTTAGAAAAGTCGGCAAGTACGAGGTCGGGAGGACGATTGGTGAAGGTACTTTCGCGAAGGTAAAGTTTGCTCAAAACACTGAGACTGGCGAGAGTGTTGCTATGAAAGTCCTCGATCGGAGCACCATAATCAAGCACAAGATGGTCGAGCAGGTCTGTGTCCTttgtcttctcttctctatAGTATTTGTTCTAAGAAATGGAAATATGTTCGTTCTTGATCTCAGCGGAGATTTAGAGTGAGATAGTTTGAATTCTTCTGTGTAATTTTCTTTATATGACTGCATCATTGCTGCGCGGCAAATTATTTTGATTACTCAATCTTTCAATTGAAGCCAGGATGATGAAGTTAACTTCGTGTATAGTTGAAATGTTTCAGAGTTAGCCATCAAAACAATGTTGGCTGTGATTACATGCTTCAATGGTGTCTATTGTTGAATTAGATGGTATATGGTATCATTGTGAATGTATATGGTATGGATTGAGCTAAAAGATTCTGGTGAGGTTCATTTGTATTCATTCTTGGGCTTCTCTATCTACAGTCGATTGAAGAATGAAAAAACCTTGTTTATTTCTCACATACTCTCCTTCACTCACTAtgttgaagaagaggaaaaggaaCTTTTGATGTCTTGAACTTCGAATGATAGGAAATCATATGTGCCTGCTTTACACTGTTTGATTAAAGCTGCAAATATTATCTGATGGGCAATCTTACTGTATTGATACGAACCGTAGCTTCCATACCGTTTCTCTTGAATACTGCAAATAATTGGTAGGTGATGAAGGAGTTGAAAGAACAAATTCACACACGGATTCTTTCCAAAATAATAGGTTGTTTCATGGATAGTTGATTTTCTATCATAAGCTGCGGAAAATGTTTGCGTTTCAAGTTGTCCTATCCCAAAAATGGTTGTTTGATGGCACAATGTTCTTTATACTCCTCTTTGCATGCTCGATCCACAAACTTCCACTGATTTGCTTTTTAGTTCTTGTAATCTAACTGGAGTGCAGTCTGAAGCTTTTTCAGTATTTGATCCCCCAACAACTCTTACTAATATTCTGCAGATAAAGAAGGAGATTTCAATCATGAAGCTTGTGAGGCACCCTTATATTGTTCGTCTTCATGAGGCATGGATTAATTTTCTCAAGTAGTTCTCATTTATGATTTTTAGCCTTTTTTTAAGTGCTTAGCTTTAAACTTCGTTTTACTCGTTTAACACTGGATACAATATCTATTTTGGTTTCTAGGTTCTTGCAAGCCGTACTAAGATTTACATAATCTTGGAGTACATTACTGGTGGTGAATTGTTTGACAAAATAGTGAgtaatcaaaaagaaaaaagagcaTTGTTTAAGAAAGATGAGCCAATTCCAAATTTGAAACTATTGACTATTTTGCATTCCTACGGTTGATGATGTAATCCATACTCTGCAGGTTCGTCATGGACGGCTTAGTGAAGCTGAATCTAGGAAGTACTTCCAACAGCTAATTGATGGTGTAGATTATTGCCACAGCAAGGGAGTATACCACAGAGATTTAAAAGTATGACCACTTTTATTGACGGAGATTGTGGAGAAAATATTCTAACTGagatttggaaaagaaaaaaacaagatccgaataatttttttctttctttctttctctgaGCAGCCTGAGAATCTGCTACTCGACTCCCTAGGTAATTTAAAGATCTCAGACTTTGGTCTGAGTGCGTTGCCTGAACAAGTaagacatgttttaatgttaTTAATGATTTTTATTTACTTGTAGATCTACAATTTTGGCCTGAACAAGTAATGTAGACTTCTTGTGTAATTTTAAGAATCAACAACAAATAGCTGATTGTATTTGCTGACAGGGAGTTAGCCTACTCCGCACAACATGTGGGACTCCAAACTATGTAGCACCAGAGGTATTTATGTTGGTATCTAAAAGCTTGTTAAAccaaaaattttataaattgatAATGAGAGTTGTAAGCTTGCCTTTTGGTTTGATTCTCAATCACTCTATCTCTCACGTAGGTGCTCAATCACAAGGGTTACGATGGTGCCATGGCAGATGTTTGGTCCTGTGGGGTAATCCTTTATGTGTTGATGGCAGGATATCTTCCATTTGATGAGCTTGATCTCACCACGTTATATAGTAAGGCATGAACATTTTGTCATGTTAGCTTAAATCTACTTCACCTTTTCATGTTGTGTTTTCCATTTCAAACGCTGAAATGCTATCAACTTCTTTCTTGGGTGCAAAATGCGATCAATCAGCATGATGAGTGAATTTTTCGTTGAAACAAGAAAAAAGTTCCCTCTGTGAAGATCAAGCACAAGCAGTGAAAGCAGTTAAACTTTAAAACAATCTATTTGCCACCTCTTTAGGTTGAATTTAAATGAGGATGCGAGGGGCTTTCGTaggttatttatttttaatattttgatctTAATCTTCTTAGGTTAACTTAGACTGAAATATCATTTCAACATGCACTTGAGTGATCGCCTAATATTGTCATTTACCTTCAACAGATTGAAAGAGCAGACTTTTCATGTCCATCTTGGTTCCCGGTGGGGGCAAAAGCCTTAATCTGCAGAATATTTGACCCCAATCCTTCTACTGTAAGTATGGATTGCCTGATATGACGTTCTCCATAAGCCTTGTTGAGCATTCTTTATGCCTTCAACTTACTCTCTAAGTACGAGGGGAAAAAAAAGAACCGTTCATGTTATTTTCCGGGTACAAAATTAACAATTTACTGTCAAAAAATGCACTTCTTTTCCGGGGTCAGATTACCTGATTTCTGAATGGATTTTGTTACATTTCCGTTGAGGGAATAGATTTAACAGACATTAGGATTATTTAGTTCATTTAATGAGCTTGCAAATTTCAGCACTGTAAAGTTATAATGTCCTTTTAAGTTTCATACTACGTCATTACTTAAGGACGCCAATGTAGTGGTCGTTATTACTCATGATAACCCTATTTACTTTAATATCTTGTGAACTGGCTCCTTAGAGTAGGGCACTAAAATTTTCCATTATTCTCAACCTTATACGTACCACAGAGTAATTGTTGCTAtcaatctttttatttttgggCAATAGTATTTTCAGATGCAGGGATTAAAAtcttgatgttgatgatgacatcaaattttcaattatggatatattcataaaatatcaatatctactgatatttttgtaaataaaaaattatataaattaataattaagtcTTTTATACTTCTAAACAAATTTATAGAGCTTGTTATTgctatttatgtttattttaagGTTAATTCTTTTAGAATGGTTAATGGATGATATCTTCTAATGTTTTATGGGTATTTATATGAGATATCGAAGTTATTGAATGATTTCTGCTGTCATCGTCAAACCCTATGATTTATGGATTTGTGAATGGATATATCAATATATCAATGGATATTTTAATCTTTATTGATAAATTTCTCTCCTGTCTTGTGTATAGCGTATTACAATCGAACAGATCAGAGAGAACGAGTGGTTCAAGAAAAATTATGTTTCTGTCAAATTGGTCGAAGATGAAGATGTAAATCTAGACGATGTGAATGCTGTCTTTGATGATCCTGAGGTTGGTAAGGATTTGAGTACTATATCGGCATGTATGTGAACTCGGATTTATTGAAATCTGGGTATCATTAAGTTTGAAGATTAGTTACAgattctatttttatttttctctccttCGCTGGCAACCTTTCACCTAAGGATAACTTTGGTTCCTATCCATTAATTACTTTTAAGCAATTCCATAATAAAAGTGGTGAATTTACTATTCTAGGTTAAATGTATCCAGCCAACCTGTTCTCTACCAGTATAGTTTCCCCACTATTGAGACATAAAAGGTCATATTGTTGTGTACTTTGTGTGTTCTGTTCtttcaatgatttttttccttttcttttggtCAATATTTTCTGCCTATCCTAAGGTGGTTAAACTCTATAAATCTTAGTCTCTAGAACTTTATTTTATGTAGATACTAAAAGATGTAAATGTGGTTGAAGGTTGTGGCGCCAAAGTGTGGTGTTTAGATccatttataaaattttgtgGTTATTAGCTACTTCTCCTGACTCGCAACACTTTGTCCATAGGAACCAAGGACCGAAGAACAAAGCGGTAACGAGAATATGAGCCCTCTGGCCCTTAATGCATTTGATCTAATAATTCTATCGCAAGGTTTAAACCTGGGAACGATGTTTGACCGTGGCCAGGTATGGTTACTTGTTTCTATTAAGTTTCCCGATTTTCATCTAAAACATGCAGCCTACCtcgaaaaataattaaaaaaaaaaaaaagaaaaagaaaaatcacgTGAAGCCACTACAAAATCTTTGCTTTGGCGTATAATACTTGTTCCAACTCAAGATTAAGCATATATAAGTAATTATCTCAGACTGAGAATATCAGCTCTGAtcatttcaaaatatttatataagaTTCTATGCGTATCTTTCTCGAGAATTGATGGTTTAATTTCTTCTGATAACTGTAGGATTCTATGAAGTACCCTACACGCTTCGTCTGCCAAAAGCCTGCAAAGGTCTTATTGTCAACAATGGAAGTCGTAGCTCAATCAATGGGTTTCAAGACACACATACGCAATTACAAGGTAACATTTCGTTAATTCTCATCCGAATGCTTGCGATTCAACTTCATGCCTTTCCCATCTGGTTATCCTTATCCTTATTTGCAAAGGATTACACATAGACAGGCCCGTCCAGTATTTCATAATCTCAATGTAAAATTACAATTCCGTTCTctaaattttttagttttgatCATCAAGTTCTTGAGCAATCTTGAcatattcaaaaaaatttaaaactagtTGATTTATTTAGTATGCTTTCAACTAGATTCATGAAGTTAACAAAAACATAGAATGAGTCAAGGATCcgttaaaaaaattcaaaagtctattaaaaacaaaattgaaagtttaggaacctacattttaaattttaaggacatattaaacacaaaattaaaagtttgaatTCGTACTAGAAGTCATGTTAAGTTCGAACTAATCTTAATCAAATCTCTTGTGAATATCAGATGAGAGTAGAAGGTCCTTCGGCAAGTAAAACATCCTATTTCTCAGTCATTATGGAAGTAAGTTTCACCACTTTTCTGCGCGAAAAGTTCTACGATCTCTGTTTTCTTTTCAAGGACTTTAATCCGTATTATGTTTCCCATAGATTTTTGAAGTTGCTCCCACGTTCTATATGGTCGACATTCAGAAAGCAGCTGGGGAAACCAGCGAGTACCTCAAGGTAGGTCATGGTAGAATTTCCATATAGCCATCTGTCATCGAATATTAATCGAAGAGTACCAAATTTCTCCTTATTCTCATGCACAATTTTATCTCATTATACTTCTTTCTTAGACATTGAAACAATGCCATTGCATGTCACAGTTCTACAAGAGCTTTTATAGCAATCTTGAAGATATCGTCTGGAAACCATCATTTGACACCAGCAAATCGAGGAGCGGCAAGAACAAAAGTAAAAAACGTTGATTTTGTATGTATGGGAAGCCTGAGAAATTTCACAGCCATCATCTAACCCGAGGAAGAAAGGCCTAAAGCAGTATGATGTTGAGACATGTTCACAGctttttgattaattaattatacctTACCTGCTGTTTTCGCCAACAGTGAGAAGATAAGTAATCCTAGGTTATTTGTATAAGAGTATTTGTATTAAAATCTTTGCAAATTTGTACATCACGTCATCTATTTTTTACTTTGCAAATTTGCAGATCGATGCCTTGCCATTCTTTCGGTAAATAGAGAAGAAACTATGGCGTTGACATCAAATTGTCTCGGTTTTTGTCTTAAGCTCAATATCATCTGGTTATTCTCTTGATCTTACTtacataaattatttattttgagaGTTGAATGTTATTAGGTTTTGTAAAGAATTTAAGATTGTATCTCACCGACCACATTAAAGATAATCTCCATATCCTCCACAAGAACAGTATCCGTTCAAAAACTTGTGAAGCTGCTTACTATCTCGGATGACAACTTCCCTTCCTTTCAATAAAGAAACGAATCTGATAAATTTGTGGCAATCCCTACACATGGTGATGCTCTTTACAACCCGAATTGGGGTGGCAGTTGGCAGGTTTAACAAACCGAAAGCAATGGCTAACTTTTCGCTATGATGAATGGTAGGGGATAATACTTTTCCCTCGTCTTCCTCTTTTTCAATTAATTCCACATCTTCAACTGGCTCGTAACCGAGAGCTTTTACCTCATTGAATACAGTCTCCAACAAATTGTACATCTCTGCACTTTGACAATGAGACTTGTCATTGGgtttaaatgaataaactttttcTTTGATGCTAATCCAGCTCCAATCTTTCAACTTCCCAACCTTCTCCTCTTTCATTAATTTCCTCACTTTGGAAACTTCCTTCCATCTCCCAGCAGAGACGTGCATGTTTAGCAGGGAGACATATGTCTCGACGTCTTTCGGTTTGAGTTTGAGTAACTGCTCGGCAGCGTAAAACCCTAAATCGGATTTCCCATGACTTCGACATCCAGCTATTAACATGGACCAGATTGTTTCATTAGGCTCAAAATTCATCTTCTGGACTACATCGAAAGCTTCTTCAACCCGACCCAACCTCAAATACATATCAATCAGGCATGCAAAATGGTCCATTACAGGCTTAATGTTGTATTGCTTTTGCATTAATTCAAAGTAATAGAGTGCTTCATCAGCCAAACCAGCATGGCTACAAGCTGATAGAACTCCTACAAAAGTGACTTGGTTTGGTTTAATTCCTACCAATCTCATGTCTTCAAAGAGTTGAAGTGCTTGTTGAGACAAACCGTGTCGTGCAAATCCTGTAATCATCGAAGTCCATGATATCATTGTTCTCGAAGGCATCTCCAAAAAAGCTTTACTCGCCTTGTCAATACTTCCACATTTGTTATACATACTCACCAGTGCAGTTCCCACCACAACATCTGCCAATACACCACTTTTGATGATCTGACCATGAATCTGTTCCCCTTGTTCTAAGGCTACTAGATTACTACAAACACTCAAAACACTTGAGAATGTGAACAGATCGGGTTTCATTCCCGAGCGATATAATTTCTGGAACAtagcaagtgctgtagatccacTCTTGTGAGCTGCAATATCATCTTCAGCAAGATCCATCATTTTAGCATGGCCTGCAATCATTGCATTCCATGTAATCAAATTGAGAGTCTCCATACCTTCAAACAATTTCTGAGCCTCAATAAGCCATCCACATTTCAAGTACAAATACATGATAGAATTTTTTATCAGTATGCTTGAACCATAACCAAGCTTAATGCTTAGTGAATGAATCTGTGCTCCTAAATCCAATGTCAGCTTTACACAACAAGCGCTCAAAACACTTGCTAAAGTGTACTCGTTTGGTTCCACACCATCCAAGAGCATGTCGATGAAGAAACTTAAACTCCGAGCTGCTTGACCATTATCACAACAAGAAGATATAGCTGAAGTCCATGAAATGACATCCTTCTCCTTGATTTTCTGGAAGGCTCTTATGGCAAATTCTAAGCTTCTGAACTTGGAGTAGAAACTAGAAAGAGAGTTGCCAATACTAGTATCAAAATCTATATGGTATTTGATAATATATGCATGAACCTGCTTCCCGAATTCGATAGATTGCAAGGAAGAACAAGCATTCAACACGATTCCGAGCGTGTAATTACTAGGATACGCTCCAGCTTCCAACATTTGTATGAATAATTGAAGAGCAAGGAGAGGGTGTGAATTCTGAACATAACCAGTCAGTAGAGTTGTCCACGCAATGACGTTTCTTCTAGGCAAATTATCAAACACCTTGTGAGCACTTTCCATGACTCCGCATTTGGAATAAACATTAACAAGAAAAGTCATTACAAATAAGTCTTCGTGAAATCCAGTTTTTACGATATGTCCATGGATCATTCTTGCTTCCGTAGCTAAGTTCCTATCTATACATTCTTGCAACA
This genomic window contains:
- the LOC103488147 gene encoding uncharacterized protein LOC103488147, producing the protein MDNYSYSSYPDSRDSSPRSCENPSWDDPSTNLNPTHHSYKVKFMCSYGGKIQPRAHDNQLTYTGGDTKILAVDRTITFSALSSRLSSLCCDVTVCFKYQLPGEDLDALISVTNDEDLEHMMLEYDRLYRVSKPARLRLFLFPLNPPVVPTILASQDPKSDRQWFVDALNSVRIQPLEDSSSPPVDPPGSASNPDFLFGFDKGYHPTPVPGSNLTDLPTSNTAVKDVSAGSDCGSEDRHLVGEPAVSPSEFQKQILDLQRLQVTNERSSDETNSKTSASDSHPPKIAEKIAPPPAAVPLPVPLAVPTAYFPDRQMISSGYTVAASANAPATDQSIYLIPTAAGLFQAQTLRPISGPVGHQPYYGMPTYREAQVHSSVAQPNVGVYTSEGIQMMQPKITVNEAGYTQVAYDHNTGRQVYFTTAPPYQTMAPVAVDHGRPSVGGGGGVSSYNPDGNVINTSKASGL
- the LOC103488146 gene encoding CBL-interacting serine/threonine-protein kinase 8 isoform X1; this encodes MVVRKVGKYEVGRTIGEGTFAKVKFAQNTETGESVAMKVLDRSTIIKHKMVEQIKKEISIMKLVRHPYIVRLHEVLASRTKIYIILEYITGGELFDKIVRHGRLSEAESRKYFQQLIDGVDYCHSKGVYHRDLKPENLLLDSLGNLKISDFGLSALPEQGVSLLRTTCGTPNYVAPEVLNHKGYDGAMADVWSCGVILYVLMAGYLPFDELDLTTLYSKIERADFSCPSWFPVGAKALICRIFDPNPSTRITIEQIRENEWFKKNYVSVKLVEDEDVNLDDVNAVFDDPEEPRTEEQSGNENMSPLALNAFDLIILSQGLNLGTMFDRGQDSMKYPTRFVCQKPAKVLLSTMEVVAQSMGFKTHIRNYKMRVEGPSASKTSYFSVIMEIFEVAPTFYMVDIQKAAGETSEYLKTLKQCHCMSQFYKSFYSNLEDIVWKPSFDTSKSRSGKNKSKKR
- the LOC103488146 gene encoding CBL-interacting serine/threonine-protein kinase 8 isoform X2, with amino-acid sequence MVVRKVGKYEVGRTIGEGTFAKVKFAQNTETGESVAMKVLDRSTIIKHKMVEQIKKEISIMKLVRHPYIVRLHEVLASRTKIYIILEYITGGELFDKIVRHGRLSEAESRKYFQQLIDGVDYCHSKGVYHRDLKPENLLLDSLGNLKISDFGLSALPEQGVSLLRTTCGTPNYVAPEVLNHKGYDGAMADVWSCGVILYVLMAGYLPFDELDLTTLYSKIERADFSCPSWFPVGAKALICRIFDPNPSTRITIEQIRENEWFKKNYVSVKLVEDEDVNLDDVNAVFDDPEEPRTEEQSGNENMSPLALNAFDLIILSQGLNLGTMFDRGQDSMKYPTRFVCQKPAKVLLSTMEVVAQSMGFKTHIRNYKMRVEGPSASKTSYFSVIMEIFEVAPTFYMVDIQKAAGETSEYLKFYKSFYSNLEDIVWKPSFDTSKSRSGKNKSKKR
- the LOC103488145 gene encoding putative pentatricopeptide repeat-containing protein At5g52630 encodes the protein MASFPSVSLTAALNLEPHPRKRHSTSCPLNDKDKSVGFQKNHSLIQLNVVDAEEPKLGTRIESSYYFPLLQECIDRNLATEARMIHGHIVKTGFHEDLFVMTFLVNVYSKCGVMESAHKVFDNLPRRNVIAWTTLLTGYVQNSHPLLALQLFIQMLEAGAYPSNYTLGIVLNACSSLQSIEFGKQVHAYIIKYHIDFDTSIGNSLSSFYSKFRSLEFAIRAFQKIKEKDVISWTSAISSCCDNGQAARSLSFFIDMLLDGVEPNEYTLASVLSACCVKLTLDLGAQIHSLSIKLGYGSSILIKNSIMYLYLKCGWLIEAQKLFEGMETLNLITWNAMIAGHAKMMDLAEDDIAAHKSGSTALAMFQKLYRSGMKPDLFTFSSVLSVCSNLVALEQGEQIHGQIIKSGVLADVVVGTALVSMYNKCGSIDKASKAFLEMPSRTMISWTSMITGFARHGLSQQALQLFEDMRLVGIKPNQVTFVGVLSACSHAGLADEALYYFELMQKQYNIKPVMDHFACLIDMYLRLGRVEEAFDVVQKMNFEPNETIWSMLIAGCRSHGKSDLGFYAAEQLLKLKPKDVETYVSLLNMHVSAGRWKEVSKVRKLMKEEKVGKLKDWSWISIKEKVYSFKPNDKSHCQSAEMYNLLETVFNEVKALGYEPVEDVELIEKEEDEGKVLSPTIHHSEKLAIAFGLLNLPTATPIRVVKSITMCRDCHKFIRFVSLLKGREVVIRDSKQLHKFLNGYCSCGGYGDYL